The sequence ATATATGTGCAGTATAGTTGAACCATGATGTTGAGTTGTTGACcaacatatacaaaaagttattttattctCTGAAAAATTCACCATATTGTTTAGTATTACCAAGAATATTCATCTCTACATGATTAATTGCCATCATCGTAATTaacgaagaaaaacaaacaaacaattttgACATGTCTCATAtggacgaagaagaaagaagggaaGTATCTTTGTGTTTTGGCAGTTACGCTAATCCAACCGACATCCCAAAGATTCTGGCCCATAGCTATGAAACCAGTGTTGTCGATGTATTTACATTTGTTTCGTCCTTGCAATAGTATATTCTAAGTAGTACATAAATTTAATGGTAATAAATTGATACTCTCAAGTCCTTTCAGTCAACTATAATAACGTTGCTagggcatatatatatacacttgtaaaaatcattaatgaaaattattgCGTAATAATGTACAAAGATCCCGTCATAATTACAGTTAACTATAGTAATGTACTTTATTCGTTATAAAACCATCAAGCATGGACAGGGAGACACACATAAGTGCATAAGACATAACGTTGATTTAATGTAACATAATGGAAAATATAAGGTCTGATCAGAGACAGCAAATCATTATCATGAGACCATTAAATCCTAATTAAGTGCTGATGCTGGCAATTAGGTATAAAGTCGATATCCTCTCTTCCTCAATCACGTTCATAATCATCACCATTAAGAGTTTCAAACGCTTTCAACACACTATTcgatttatgtttaattttcgCTAATTTGAACACACAACACGCGAAACAAGATTACATGTCTAAAACAAACTTTGTTGCGATCATTCTAATTTGCAAGAAGTTTATTTCAAACACATTAATTGCCCTTGTTCTGTTGTAGATAATCAGAATGTTACaaattctactttttttttaaattaatatgtatAGTTTACTTACAAAACAAGAACAGGTTGGGATCCATAAACGAGTAATATCTGAAGGAAAAAAAGTATGGGTGCCAAATGATATCTGATGCACGCGCTAACACAAACACCGGTTTAGTGGGTCCTTTGAGGCAGAGAGGCACACGTCGACTACGGGATCACTCCATTGTCTATGTCTTTCATCGACTCAATCCTCACCGTACATCTATTCTACgattttggttttttgcttCGAACAAGTTTATTCCGAAAGGAAGTCACAAACTGACATTATTAGCTCAGTTTGATCTCAACAAAATTTTATCAGGTGATCAAGCTCAATTAAGCAAAACCGTATAACATTAATTCGAACTAAAAACCTATATTGATTATTAGATAATAAGACTTTAAAAAGACTTATTTcacaatatatcaaattaagCTCTATATTATATAGACTTTACAAGATTATATGGTTTTATGTCAATTACAAGTAGGTAAGCTATCTTTCTAACTCTAGATAACACAGCAAAgccttgcaaaaaaaaaaacaaccattaATTCTTAATAACTGAAATGATACTGACTAATACAACTTTATCCTATTAATTTGTGggacaaacaaaatttcaaattaccAAATGAGGACAAGATGTAAAACCccaccatttttaaaaatagtgtGACTATGTGTATATCGAGTTGATATGATGGCTAATATAGCTTAGaggaatatatttatatagtatacatTGACAGAAAAGTAAATTCcattaagagaaaaggaaaaaataaaaatgaaaagaaggaTTCTTGCTTCGAAGGCCCGTAGTTGAAGCCgttgagagatagagagatagatagagagagagagagaggggctACTGCTCTTTGCCAATGTATTAAACCATTTTGTATCGTCTGTCCCTTAAGATACACCACGTCGAAAAACCTACTAGGTACTATATATTGgatttctctctatcttttctGTTTGAGGATCATAGGAGATATCTTTTGGGATCATTATATTCTTCTCATATCTATTCGGTTGTTATTAGAAGATCATTCTTCGTACTTAACATTaatacccaaaacaaaaaaaaacaaaaaaaaagatcattcaTAGAATCATAGTAGATTTGGTCTTATCCCTAAGGAGAATGAggataaatgaaaataataactCAATAGCATCAAATCGGGCATCAAATCACGATGGTTTAGGTAAAATGGACCAAtgaaagaaccggaataaaagaaagtggtttagtttggttcatTCGGTAATATACGGTTTAGACAGGACAGCTGAGTTGTTAACGAGCTAGCTAGCTGTCTCTCCGGGTTTTGCTTCCTTCATCggatttatttacaaaaaaagagatCCAACGGTTACAAAAATCAGAttctccttcctttttttgtttccttccttTTATCGGTTGTTGGTGGCAGTTAGGTAATTTCACctaataactttttattttttgcctGTTAtgtaatttcttattttaatatacgtttcaatattatatgttaatttattaaaaagttcccgttatacaaataaaataataaataaataataattatctttataaatatatattatatatgttcatatgATATGAGAGAGAGCACTATTTTTCTGGgctctaaaaagaaaaaaaaaagctcagtAAGCTAAATAAATCTCTACCACAGAAGAATCTAGAACCAgacagagagagacagagagagagagcgataaagagagagagagagatgaaggagATGCAGGCAATAGAGACGTCGCAGGGGACGACGAGAAGAGGAAAATGGAGATTAGGGAAAGGGTTCAAGCTCAGCTTGGTCGTGTTGAAGAAGAGACTAAGCGTCTTGCTTTGATCCGtgaggtaaattttttttttctttcctacttttcatcaaaaaaaattgtttttattttttattttggagaATTGTgcttcaattttggtttttttatttttttattttattttttgaatggGAGGCTAAATTGAACATTTGGGGGTTTTTATATTTGTGGATTTAATTCATGTTTTTAAGGGGAAATTGTAGGACCCCAAGTGTTGTAATTTTCAAGATCTGACAATTGCATTCAAGTTAcaattttaagtatattttttcctttggtttttGTGTGGTTTGTGCCGTAGGTAGATAAAAATTTTGGGGCTTTTGGTGTTTGGATTTTGGATCTTTAAGTGATCAATAGCAAGAAAACGTGGTTTCACTTAGGTTCTAGGGTTTTTCAATTTCTTGGTCACAGGAAAAAGAGTGAAAGTTTCCAGATTTGTAGCTGAGTGGAACCCCCTTTGCTATAAATAGGCTATGTGGATTAAGTTTTATGTGAAAAGAaccatttgtttcttttgggtttATGTTTATATTCATCAATCTGGACTAAGTCTTtggttttagtgttttttgCCCAATTTATGGGATACAAAACAGTGAAAGTTTGTACATTTTGTAACACAGATTGTAAAACCCACTTTACCTGATAGAGATTAGCTCTGTGGATCAAAAGCTTCTGAGTGATGTTATATTGATGACTAAGGTGATCAGTGGTTAAATTGCATTTCAGGAACTTGAAGGTTTAGCTGATCCCATGAGGAAAGAAGTTGCTTTGGTTAGGAAGAAGATTGATTCTGTCAACAAGGAATTAAAGCCATTGGGCCATACAGTTCAGAAAAaggtaaaaccaaaacaataatcaaaatcCTATTGACCTGTATTCAGAGTATGCCTGTTTGGTTGAGGATTAAGATGCTAAGCTGGTTTATTTACACAACTTGCAGGAACGAGAGTACAAAGAAGCTCTTGAAGCATTCAACGATAAGAATAGGGAGAAGGTGCAGCTTATCACCAAGCTAATGGAGGTTAGTCAACAAATGCTCGAATCTCTTTTCTgtcaaatacatatattttgggTCGAGTTTGAAATGATTGGAGTTAACTGATctacttgttgttgttctgcTTTTCTCTGGTTTATGGTTCTGTGTTGTCGGTTATTTTTTCACATTACCCCCTACTTGTGTGGATAAAGATATTAAGCTAATTACTGTCCCGTAACTCTGTTCTGAGACATGCATCAAACACTGATAGTTTTAGGCATACATATTAGTCATCTTGCAGATTCAGTGTTTAATCCTTAGGTTTTGATGTTGAGTTCTTCGACCGGTTAAAGCTATGTGTGAGTCTTCTCCTTAGTTTGCGGAGTCCATTCCTCCAAACTCTATCTAAGTTAACACATTGGTTGTTCTTGCCGTTTTCCAACATATCCTGTCTGTGAACCGAAACATATTCATCAAGCCACTCACATGTCAAGAGCAAAGCTCAAAATGACACAACTCTGCAAAAAGGCCTGCTAGGTCCAAGGCCCAACACAACCCTGAAGCCCACAATGATTCAACGGCTATCTGCAGATcaagacaaaaagaaaggatTTGCAGAGAGTACTAGTACGGCAGTAACGACACAGAATCGGTTTGCCTCACTTGAATCATATGATGACAATGAAGCCACGTAACATCATTGTGCCAGAGCAGCAATCATTGGAAAACATTAGACTTTAGGTTAAAACTCTTGTAACcaatataaaagcaaagcaTAGAGTGTAATGCCGATTTCAAGGATtgaataacaaagaaacaatctttCATATATTCTCTCTACTTAtttctttcatggtatcagagccatggacGGAACCATGGAAccttatttttccttttctcttcaCATTTCAAATTGTGTTACTATAAAACTCACCGAACAAAATTACATCATTTGGAAGTCTCAGTTTGAATCATTTATGCGCACTCAAGCCCTTCTTGGCTTTGTCAATGGAGCTGTCAAACCACCTGCTGAGAAGATTCCTATTCGCAACAACAATACTGGCAGAACCGAAGACATACTCAACCCAGATTTTGAAAGCTGGTCCAGATCTGATCAAGTAGTTAAGGCATGGCTGCTTGGCTCCATGACTGAGAACGTTCTACGACTGGTGGTCGGCTCTGCAACTGCTCAAGAGGTATGGGAAACCTTAATCTCTCACTTTAACCGGACATCATCCTCTAGACTATTTGAGTTACAAAGACTTCTGCAAAATGCTGATAAACTAGATAAAAGCGTGTCAGACTACCTTAGAGGAATCAAGGATATTTGTGATCAACTAGCTTCTATAGGAGACCCGGTTAGTGAAAAGATGAAGATATTTGCAGCTTTAAGAGGCTTAGGTCGTGAGTATGAGCCGATTATCACTGTTATTGAGGACTCAATGGATCGATTGCCTGCACCTACCTACGACAATGTGATATCTCGTCTTACCGGATATGATGATAGACTCCAAGGTTACTCTGTCTCCGCTGATGTCTCACCACACTTGGCTTTCAACACTATGAGATCGTCTAACTACTCAAACAGAGGACGTGGAAACAGAGGTAGAGGACGAGGTAGTTACTCCACCAGAGGTCGTGGCTTTCACCAATAATTTTCATCCTCCACAAGCTCACCTCGACCTGTCAGCACAAGTGAGAAGCCGGTTTGTCAAATCTGTGGGAAAAGATGACACAATGCTTTTGAGTGTTGGTACAGGTTCGACGAAGAATATCAACAACCAGCTCAACCTGCAATCAATGCAGCAGCTTTCTCTGCTCTCCACATTACTTATGTTACGGAGGACAACAGTTGGT comes from Camelina sativa cultivar DH55 chromosome 19, Cs, whole genome shotgun sequence and encodes:
- the LOC104764695 gene encoding uncharacterized protein LOC104764695 isoform X3, with protein sequence MEIRERVQAQLGRVEEETKRLALIREELEGLADPMRKEVALVRKKIDSVNKELKPLGHTVQKKEREYKEALEAFNDKNREKVQLITKLMEPLTCQEQSSK
- the LOC104764695 gene encoding uncharacterized protein LOC104764695 isoform X1, encoding MEIRERVQAQLGRVEEETKRLALIREELEGLADPMRKEVALVRKKIDSVNKELKPLGHTVQKKEREYKEALEAFNDKNREKVQLITKLMEVSQQMLESLFCQIHIFWVEFEMIGVN
- the LOC104764695 gene encoding uncharacterized protein LOC104764695 isoform X2; the encoded protein is MEIRERVQAQLGRVEEETKRLALIREELEGLADPMRKEVALVRKKIDSVNKELKPLGHTVQKKEREYKEALEAFNDKNREKVQLITKLMELVGESEKMRMKKLEELSKNIDSIH